In Candidatus Poribacteria bacterium, the sequence GCGGACACCGACTTGCCGGCTCGGAGCTCCTCCTTGATGCGTTCGTTGATGAGCACGTTGGCGTCAACCGCCATGCCCATCGTGAGCACGAGACCCGCCAAGCCCGGCAGTGTCAGCGTCGCTCCCAGCAGCGCCAGCGACGCGAGGATCATCAGCGCGTTCAGCACCAACGCGATTGCCGCGAAGGTACCGCAGATGTTGTAGTAGTAGGTCATAAACACGAGCGCCGTCGCGATGCCGATGATGGCGGCGAGTGTACCCTTCCGGATCGCCTCCTGCCCCAGGCTGGGCCCGACCGTGCGCTCCTCCGCCACTTTCACGCCGACCGGGAAAGCGCCAGCCCGAAGGATTCTCGCCAGATCGCCTGCGGATTCCTGGTCGAACCCGCCGGAAATGGACGCCTCACCAGTCAGGATCGGCTCGCGAATGCGCGGGAACGAGACGACCGTGTTGTCGAGGATGATCGCCATCAGCTCGTTGACATGCGCGGCGGTCGCCTCGCCGAACGCTCGTCGACCGTTGCCGGTGAAGCGGACCGACACGACGATCTCGGCGATGTTGCGCTGAGTCGTCGCGCGCGAGATATCTCGACCCGTGATGACGGACTCTCGGTCGACGACGAGCCAGTGACCCTCGCGGTCGTAGAGGACCTCTGCGGTATCGGGGACCTGATCCGGCGTGGGAGGCGTGCCGGAGCCGTACCACGGGGCTCCGTCCTTCTGCTGAACCATGCGGAACTCGAGCCGACCCATCGTCTTCACGACGTTCGCGGCGGTCGAAGAGTCGCGCGCGCCGGGCAACTGCACGATGATCCGGGGCTTGTTGGGCTCCTGGCGGATGTCCGGCTCTGCGACGCCGAACGCGTCGATGCGGTTCCTCAGAACTTCCAGAACCTGCGTCAAAGCGTGCGATGTCTGGTCGTCCATCTCACTCGACTTGAGCTCGAGTCGGTAGCGCACCAGACCCTCGGCGTCCGCCGCGCCGCCGTTGACCGGCTGGACGGAGAAGCTTTCGAGACCCTCGAGGTACTTCTCTGTGTCGGTCCTGCGCG encodes:
- the secD gene encoding protein translocase subunit SecD, whose product is MERVRWWRIGVILFVVLLSGVYVLPSVPSFYGPMYGHLPADLQGSQGIPKPVSVDGGFEFLLDKPASKSAEALSKAYRRLAATLRERSQAIGLTDVRLNDSATPADDSRAIQAKLKYEYTDFFGRSPDAVLRDLQLYGKLPLGLRGWLFPESRIQLGLDLKGGVYLALELDLAEAEQQVMAEAQSSIQRDLRDRYRVNCREVTPDQGALIVVVKPSADWGAAGDTRRTDTEKYLEGLESFSVQPVNGGAADAEGLVRYRLELKSSEMDDQTSHALTQVLEVLRNRIDAFGVAEPDIRQEPNKPRIIVQLPGARDSSTAANVVKTMGRLEFRMVQQKDGAPWYGSGTPPTPDQVPDTAEVLYDREGHWLVVDRESVITGRDISRATTQRNIAEIVVSVRFTGNGRRAFGEATAAHVNELMAIILDNTVVSFPRIREPILTGEASISGGFDQESAGDLARILRAGAFPVGVKVAEERTVGPSLGQEAIRKGTLAAIIGIATALVFMTYYYNICGTFAAIALVLNALMILASLALLGATLTLPGLAGLVLTMGMAVDANVLINERIKEELRAGKSVSA